The DNA segment atagtcactatcaatgccgattcttggctagaatcgacactgatactgatttAACAGTATCGGTTCGTGGCTGGAagcggcactgatacatcagtgcaaGTTTCAGCCACGAATCAGCACGAatacatcagtgtcggttgtagctacaaaccagcactgatacatggctagaaccgatattgatacttactatcagtggttgttcatggctagaactagcactgatagtaagtatcagtgctagttctagccatgaacaaccactgatactatcagtgctagttctagccatgaacaaccactgatagtaagtatcaatatcggttctagccatgaaccgcCACTGATAATTGCTACTGTcacaacttatcttaaaaaaatcataattttttcgtACCACCATGATCAATTGACACCTTATCTTAAAACTTTATATCAAATTGTAGAAATCTATGAGGtctacaaatttgtagttgaaaacttttaaatttaaggtcatttaaatgcccaaattaTCATAACAAAGTTTCAGTCGACCACCATGATCAATTGAcaccttatcttaaaaaaattataattttttatattaactTGGATGGGAAAAAAACTTTATACGAAAATTATATCCCTCGACaagatctataattttatagttgatcactttttttatatctaagattatttagatacccaaatagCCGTTCAAATATTTGatcagaaaatattaaaaagattGGTTTTGCTATTATAGTCAAGAATGAATGAGatgtgagatggttagagggtcACACGCGCGAGAGGGGAGCTGCTATGACGTCGTGAGTTTGAGTTTTGGGAAACGCATACGAGCAAAAATCGTGAAGCTACTATGAGGTCGGGTGAGCGCCTCTGTTAgcgaatatttttttttgttgcttttttcGGCCTAAAAAATATTGAATCGGACACTAACTATCAGTGACGGTTGGAGCCACCAACAACACTGATAGTCCACCTATCAGTGCTAGTTAGAGCTaccaaccaacactgatagggatttcagtaccggttctataACTGGCATTGATAGTCTGTGATTATTAGTGCCGAGtaattagtgtcggttcaaaacctgTTACTGGTGGcgattttgaaccgatactgatgagggtttctgcagtagtgcatTCATGGGTTTATATGACCCCTTCCATTTGTTTGCCTGACTTGACACATCTTCACTCTTATTGGTGTCAACATTCCAAACGGAAGTTATGTAAAGAGCTGAAGGACACTTTCCGAAGGTTTGAGGTATTGTTTGTTGAAGAGTTTTTTCTCTACATTTACAAAAAGTTTCAAGGCTGCATACTAAGATGACGATTTCGAGCCTTGGACTTCATATTTTGTAGTAGCCTGTTCCTTTGGCACTTTCAAACTCAAGGCTATTTAATTCTTCGTGCGCTTTTAGCTAGAATGCGGGTGTTAAAGGGTAAAGAGTGTAGCACCCGAGTGTATGATGATGATACCCGAATGTTTCGTTATTTCACAGTATTTAAGAGTCGAGTCTTTCTGGTTCTTGAGTCTTTGTACGGTATATATAGCCCTTTAGGCACATATCATCTAACAAGCATGGTCCTAAAGTTAACAATTTGGACCACATATACAGAGGCATAATTAGCGCCCCTTTTTATTCAATTTTGGTGTACAAATAACCGAAAACCACTAACATATACAATTCACCTTTTCTAGGAACCCACATTTGTTTAATGCGTCGTGCCAAAAATATCGGAAGAATATTTCCCGAAGGGAAAACCCATCAGAAAAATCTGACTAGTATTGTGCTCCATTGTACCACACATAACGGCAGCGAATTGCCGATTGAAAATGAGAAAAACAGGATGTCATCGAAGCTTCATGCCACTGGCATTGTCACAAAACACTCAAGAGTTGCCCATTGCAATTCAATTGTAGTTCGTGCGCTGATTTGAAAGAATTTTCAGGAAGACTTTAGGGGTTAGAATGTGATGCCCCAGAAGTTGAAAGTTCAAAAGAATTTGTTACCCCATTTATACACGCTTCAATTCCACATCGAATATACGATCCAAAATTAAACCATTAAATTcagaaaacaaaaatagaaaCTTAAAAAGCAACACAAACCTAAAATAAACAAATTAGAAAACTGACAAAAAACACAAAGTATGTACTTGtagtttttatattaattgGCCAAGGGTAAACATATATATCTCGATCAAAGATCAAGATGAGCACATCAGGGCAGGAACATGGCATCCATCGTGATGACCTTTATTGGAACAAAGAAAGGAaaaacacacacatacataaatAAAGATGACACACAGGCTTGGATACGATCAATGAGATCCAATTTTGTCGAACATATTCATCGCGTGATGACCTTGGCCTTCGACAAGGAATCCCAGTGCATGCACATGCATTATTAGGCAGCAACGGATGCGATGCCAGCGTCCCCGTTGCAGAAACTGTCACATGCATCACCGCAGCGTTCCACGTCGATTTTCATCTCTTCGCCGCCATGACCTGGTGCCAAAATAGTACAGTAGGTGTTAAGAGCAAACATTTTTAGTTTGCCGGCAAACAATTAAAATTAATCTAGCTAGATGAATTTACCATTGTTCATGTTGTCACACACGGAAGACCTGCATCCCAGGTTGCAGTACTCAATGGTATCTGGTTCACCTGCCAAAACAAATAGCTAGTATGTAAATACTTTCTTGTTTGCGAGAAATAATAAACAAGAtggaaaaagtgagtttctctTTACCGGAGTCGGGGAGAAGGTTCAGTTTAGGGTAGCCACGTGGGCATTTGTTACCACGGATGATTTTGCAACCACATACTTTTGCACAGACTACCCGGGGAACCTTGACACGGCAGATGTTGTAGCAGTTTCTTGCGAAGGTGCTCTTGCAGCAACTCTTGCCCTCTACTTGGACCTGTTCCAGGACTAGCCCCAGTACGAGTAAACACATGATCACACTCTCAAGACCCTTGCTTCCCATGGCGTCTGGCTTTCTTTCAAAACACAGTGAAATGGCTTGGATTGATCGACTGCCGAGACAAGAATTGcatggctctatttatagggagATGATGGCGTGTGGGTCTTCATACAAACCATGAATGGTCATCGTTCTTAGCACCAACCGTCTGCGATGTGTTCCCAAGCGGGCCGGCCAGGAAAGTCAAGACATCACAACCCGTTCCAGTACAGAACTACCTCTACCTACAATAACCCTATCCATATAATTTTTGGTGCAGTCTCCATCATCGTTaaccttatttttcttttatttttatcttaattttttctcacctcaacagcactagaatagaaacTATTATACATTTCTTCTCATTTTGATGTAAGAGGATGACGGCTATGACACAAATGTGGGTTTCAAAAATGTTGCAGAAACTTTATGgtgcaagaactcaatcttccaagccgaatttgacCTCGAAAAAGTTAGCAAAACCGACGTATGCAATTTTTCcatagatgtccgtagagtaaaaacaaatgtcaaaatcggagtctgtatgtaaaagttatgcctattttaccgaaGGTACTCCGTTTCACCTATTAAATTGCGATTGTTGGCATAAGATatacaaaaattcataaaatatttgtataacTTTGGAtgaagatttttttaatatgtaaATCAATAATCCAGTAATAAACAATTCAAATAATTCAGTATCAAACAATTCAGTCATCAACAATTCGATAaaaatagtcattagtgacgggtcataaccgtaacttgtcacttatgacaagtcataagtgacgtcATAAATGACAAGTCACgggtcataagtgacaagtcacggttatgactcgtcacctatgaccttcgacaacgaaggttaaaaggataaaatatctggtttCTAGCACAACGATGTGATAActgaggtggtaagggagttCGCGTGCGAGGGGAGGTCGCAGGTTCGATTCTCACGGAACACAAAGactaaaaatagtttgaaaaaaagacgTCGCTTGTGTGCCCCTGTGTTGGGGCAGCTtaggtgtgtgtatatatatatatatatagacttttttgtctaaaaaatgcaaaaaaacacttattagtcataagtgatgttATGATTTGTCCCTTATgttcagtcataagtgatgggtcactgtTATGACCCTTCAACTATGACCTTTATtgatgacgggtcaagttgtgactcgtcacCTCTGACCTTATTGGTGATGGATCTTTACCTGTAATCTATGATGGTACATCAGTGACGAGTTCGGGGTGATGGGTACGGGACTTGTCGCTAATGACGGTTACCATCCGTCACCCATaaccttttttcacgtagtgacacATCTTCGAGCCCATGCGCTTGAGCCTAATGCCACCGTTCCTAAGCCGACACTGCAGTTGACCCTGACATCGGCACACGCCTCCACCGGTCCCTCCTCATCCCTGATTGAGCGCTGCCACCACGAGGCCCACCCTTTCTCGTCCCCTCCCCTCGCGCCCTCCCCCCTCCGTAGCCATCATGTTCCTCCTCATCCTGATGTCTCTACACCGTCCTACACCTCCTTGAGCTAGCTATCCTCTGTGCCATCGTTGTCCTCCTCGTTGAGTGCCGTCGCCCCTATCCTCCTCCCTAAGCACTGCAAGTACTTACCCTAAACTAAACCCTACATTTATTAGCTAAATTTTATCCAGTCTAGATTAGCAATAATAATatgaaaatggaaaaaaattgatgcaaaatttgtaTGCTAGGGTTGTACAGTCCCCAATATGCTAGGAAAGTAAATTaatcaaaagaaagaaaaagtctaTGTATTGTAGACTGTTGTAAAAAGCTACGTATGAGTTCTATGTATTGTGATATTTGTGATATTTTTATTAACTAATTAAGTCAATTGATAGTAATtaataattttctaaaaaaggTTGTAATTTTTAGCTGCACTTTCATCACATAATATTGTTCTCAAGCAGCACAAAGCCTATTACTAAGCCGCCATCTATGCGGTGTGAATAGCTCCAGGACTATAACCTCCATAGTACTGGCTAGCTGGACCACTGTATCCCGATGCTCCCGCACTGTGAGGAACAAAGATCACATCCAATTGGTAGACATAAAAATAAACTGCAAATGATTGGAAATCTTTCTGCTGTCAAAAACATTGTCAttgcaaccaaaaaaaaaaaacaacgtCAATGTGAAGGAGAATGTTTTAAAGTTGAACCAGATGGTTGATATAGGATACAAAATTACAATTTGACAAAAATACCGACCGatttatgtttaatttctactagctaatgcatggGTTAAATTATGcataaaatgagaaaaaaggtAGAGCTAATAGGCTCAATTCTGCCAAAAATTTGGGCTAAATGCATCTAGCAAGTTTGTTCTTTGCTGTTCAATGCATGTATATGATGAGATGCATAACCAAGGGTCCGACATAACATCCCATATGTGTACTTATGTGAGTATGCACTCCCACGCCACATATACCTCCTATACGTATGTATTGTACTTGATTTAACACCGGAGATACTACATTAATAATTATAAGATACTCCAAAAATCgaatgaaatttttttaattaccaTGTATCTTTTTTGGATATATGCCCTTTTATACATATAAAAGGGGTATATTGTGAAAAAAGGTACATAAGAATGGAAATTTTTTGTGAAACTCATTTTGGAAGATCTTATAATGACTAATGGAGTAGACCCAAAGTGATAAAGGAGTATAATGGGTTGCTTTAGTCGTATAATAGATGGTGGGGTTATGTACTCCTAGAAGTACAAAACATGTAAAAAAGGTATGATCTCATCTCCTAATGACAACATTTTGAAACATATGGTCTAGCCTCACCAAGATGACAAAAATATGACAAAAgacaaactaaaataaataggtAATAAGACTTGGTATCATGAAGAAACTTTTGTTTTTTATGCAGTCAAATCA comes from the Phragmites australis chromosome 22, lpPhrAust1.1, whole genome shotgun sequence genome and includes:
- the LOC133904792 gene encoding alpha-2-purothionin-like translates to MGSKGLESVIMCLLVLGLVLEQVQVEGKSCCKSTFARNCYNICRVKVPRVVCAKVCGCKIIRGNKCPRGYPKLNLLPDSGEPDTIEYCNLGCRSSVCDNMNNGHGGEEMKIDVERCGDACDSFCNGDAGIASVAA